From Calothrix sp. PCC 6303, a single genomic window includes:
- a CDS encoding RNA-guided endonuclease InsQ/TnpB family protein, which produces MSNYGCQQILIHPDKDLKALLEYVCTEANNLINCGVYYSRQYYFKTGKFPSKADLHKQLGTVQRNKHYQALYSDTAQQILTSVAESFKSFVGLLKGIKKGTVTQKPRLPNYRKSGGLALATFTGRSLKLKDGMIRFPLGTLVKTWFGVDGFYLPMPTNLDFKSIREVRILPRNRCFYAEFVYQSDDAVCQVDKSKVLGIDHGINNWLTCVSNIGTSFIVDGLHLKTLNQWYNKSVAKIKENKPQEFWSNRLAAITEKRNRQMRDAVNKAARIVINHCIDNQIGSIVFGWNQGQKDGADMGKNNNQKFVQIPTAKLKNRIEQLCEQYGIVFIETEESYTSKASFLDNDVLPTFGAKPERWKSSGIRTNRGVFKTGTGIKINADCNGAANIIQKVAVMAGFNLAGISRGCLSQPKKVLLWTLQKSQCL; this is translated from the coding sequence ATGTCTAATTATGGATGTCAGCAAATACTGATCCACCCAGATAAAGATTTAAAAGCTTTGTTGGAGTATGTTTGTACAGAAGCAAATAATTTAATTAACTGTGGAGTCTATTACAGTCGTCAATATTATTTTAAAACTGGTAAATTCCCTAGTAAAGCTGATTTACACAAACAGTTAGGAACTGTTCAGAGAAATAAACATTATCAAGCATTGTATTCGGACACTGCACAGCAGATTTTAACGAGTGTTGCTGAATCTTTTAAGTCTTTTGTAGGATTATTAAAAGGAATTAAAAAAGGCACTGTTACTCAAAAGCCTAGACTTCCAAACTATCGAAAATCTGGAGGATTGGCTCTAGCTACATTTACCGGACGTTCCCTTAAGTTAAAAGATGGAATGATTCGGTTTCCTTTGGGGACTTTGGTAAAAACTTGGTTTGGGGTTGATGGGTTTTACTTGCCAATGCCTACAAACCTAGATTTTAAATCTATTCGAGAGGTTAGGATCCTACCGAGGAACAGATGCTTCTATGCAGAGTTTGTTTATCAATCTGATGATGCTGTTTGTCAAGTTGATAAATCCAAAGTATTGGGAATCGACCACGGAATAAATAACTGGCTAACCTGTGTCTCTAATATCGGAACATCTTTTATTGTCGATGGTTTACACCTCAAGACTCTTAACCAGTGGTACAACAAATCAGTTGCCAAAATCAAAGAGAACAAGCCCCAAGAATTCTGGTCTAACAGACTTGCGGCAATAACAGAAAAGCGTAATCGTCAAATGCGCGACGCGGTTAACAAAGCCGCAAGGATAGTTATCAATCACTGCATTGACAATCAAATCGGCTCTATAGTCTTTGGATGGAACCAAGGTCAGAAAGATGGTGCTGATATGGGAAAAAACAATAATCAAAAGTTTGTCCAAATCCCTACTGCAAAACTAAAAAACCGTATTGAACAGTTGTGCGAACAATACGGAATAGTCTTTATTGAAACCGAAGAAAGTTATACTTCTAAAGCATCGTTCTTAGATAATGATGTTCTACCTACATTTGGTGCAAAACCCGAAAGGTGGAAAAGTAGCGGTATTAGAACCAATCGTGGTGTATTCAAAACAGGAACCGGAATCAAAATAAATGCCGACTGCAATGGGGCAGCAAATATTATCCAAAAAGTA
- a CDS encoding ribbon-helix-helix protein, CopG family — MPIQLDEIERQKLEALASKWGLSLSGVVRRLIREYSDV; from the coding sequence ATGCCCATTCAGCTAGACGAAATTGAAAGACAAAAGTTAGAAGCCCTTGCTTCTAAATGGGGTTTAAGTCTATCAGGAGTTGTAAGACGTTTAATCAGGGAGTATAGCGATGTCTAA
- a CDS encoding glutathione S-transferase family protein, which produces MNTTPLSWQELETLTDYKIDAVNGLTNAKARLRLFGQPESAVRVTLYRDNHAWCPYCQKIWLWLEEKQIPYRIEKVTMFCYGEKESWYKRKVPSGMLPAIELDGRIITESDDILLALEKVFGSLNQGMEDPSVLPLRQLERLLFRAWCAWLCYPMISSNQERRNREQFIRVVARVEEALASTPGSYFLNTFGTVDVIFTPYVERMNASLYYYKGYSLREENPRLGAWFAAMESRPTYCGTQSDFHTHVHDLPPQMGGCWENGEPQMLLNKKRVDNGSWFGLPDVTYPEPENSRREALQRTIEHHVNIIRVNPADDELFDQALRCALTQMMTGEDCLPPQGSDIALRYLRDRINVPRDMSIYAAKRLRESLEKTAALVGDGQPDPIPTKHRRDQDPSNFARK; this is translated from the coding sequence ATGAATACCACACCCCTAAGCTGGCAAGAACTAGAAACCCTTACCGACTATAAAATCGATGCCGTTAACGGTCTTACCAACGCGAAAGCCAGGTTGCGCTTATTTGGACAGCCGGAATCTGCTGTGCGGGTAACGCTATACCGTGATAACCATGCTTGGTGTCCTTATTGTCAAAAAATTTGGTTATGGTTAGAGGAAAAACAAATCCCCTACCGGATCGAAAAAGTGACAATGTTCTGCTATGGGGAGAAAGAAAGCTGGTACAAACGCAAAGTACCATCAGGAATGCTCCCTGCCATCGAGTTAGATGGGCGAATTATTACAGAAAGTGATGATATTTTACTTGCCTTGGAAAAGGTTTTTGGCTCATTAAATCAAGGAATGGAAGACCCCAGCGTGCTTCCCCTGCGTCAATTAGAGCGGCTTTTATTTAGAGCTTGGTGCGCTTGGTTGTGCTACCCAATGATTTCTTCTAACCAAGAACGACGCAACCGTGAGCAATTTATCAGGGTGGTGGCTAGGGTTGAGGAGGCTTTGGCTAGTACTCCGGGTTCTTACTTTTTAAATACTTTCGGTACTGTTGATGTCATCTTTACGCCCTATGTGGAACGGATGAATGCCAGTCTTTATTACTACAAGGGTTACTCCCTGCGAGAAGAAAATCCCCGCTTGGGTGCATGGTTTGCGGCGATGGAAAGCCGACCAACCTACTGCGGTACCCAGAGCGATTTTCATACCCATGTACATGATTTACCTCCCCAGATGGGGGGTTGTTGGGAAAACGGTGAACCCCAGATGCTGCTTAATAAGAAACGGGTAGATAATGGTTCTTGGTTTGGGCTACCAGATGTCACCTATCCCGAACCCGAAAATTCCCGTAGGGAAGCTCTACAAAGAACTATTGAGCATCATGTTAATATCATCCGAGTTAACCCCGCTGATGATGAACTGTTTGATCAAGCTTTGCGATGTGCTTTAACACAGATGATGACTGGTGAAGATTGCCTACCTCCCCAGGGTTCTGATATTGCTCTGCGATATTTACGCGATCGCATAAATGTACCGCGAGACATGTCCATCTACGCAGCCAAGCGATTGCGGGAATCTTTGGAGAAAACCGCAGCCTTGGTAGGTGATGGACAGCCAGACCCGATTCCCACTAAGCATCGACGAGATCAAGACCCATCTAATTTTGCCAGAAAGTAA
- a CDS encoding iron uptake porin, with protein sequence MSNIGLLLMGVAVSGQSPIAEIHSSKAISLEEPEKKFVAAQVNDAISSDKITPPEFAMGENNLQPITSPLKIEHQNILKTSTPPNLKNHLQQNQSKADTEVEKKILLSPSTKLASSEPKTQEESKVDLSASVSLLGDREENTESESDASMSQVTSVSQLEDVKPADWAFAALQSLVERYGCIAGFPDGKFKGDRAMNRYEFAAGLDGCLQKVSELVANNTENAVKQEDLAVLQRLQAEFTDELATVKAKLSSLEGRSAQVQENLFSTTTKLYGQAIMSVQGTNASNQYLFPGDQKRAAQTNPTFAYSTQLTFATTFTGRDLLLTGLSAGNLKPFTQSTFTNMGRLGFESDSDSNVSLNELSYRFPVNENLGVVIGTAGVNPVNVFRGISPLEGSGEGSISLFGQRNPILSVGGGSSGIGVDWQLSDRISLQGVYSAEIPFFPGDINIGGLFGGRYTAGAQLTATPTDNIDVGIHYLFSHAPDDNLRTGIGDTQLTSPFVPNIPFDTHAVGATVGWRVNPNLHLGGWGGWTYSEPTSNISGNVQTTNWAVFAALPNLFRPGNMGGIIVGQPPKISSSTLPDGYNLPNFAIPDFQTGGGKGGREDTSLHVEAFYRAQLTDNIAITPGILAVFNPNHNDEGDTLIVAALRATFRF encoded by the coding sequence ATGAGCAATATAGGTCTGTTGCTAATGGGTGTAGCTGTATCTGGGCAATCACCAATAGCTGAAATCCATTCCTCAAAAGCAATTAGCCTGGAAGAACCAGAAAAAAAATTTGTAGCTGCTCAAGTAAATGATGCTATTAGTAGCGACAAAATTACACCTCCAGAATTTGCTATGGGGGAAAATAATTTACAGCCCATAACTTCTCCTTTAAAAATAGAGCATCAAAATATACTAAAAACTTCGACTCCGCCGAATCTCAAAAATCACCTTCAACAGAATCAGTCAAAAGCCGATACGGAAGTGGAGAAAAAGATTCTTCTTTCTCCGTCCACCAAATTAGCTTCCTCAGAACCGAAAACGCAAGAGGAATCAAAAGTAGATCTATCAGCATCAGTATCATTACTAGGGGATAGGGAGGAAAACACAGAATCGGAATCTGATGCTTCCATGTCCCAGGTGACATCGGTATCACAGTTAGAAGATGTAAAACCTGCCGATTGGGCATTTGCAGCTTTACAATCTTTGGTGGAAAGATATGGTTGTATCGCCGGATTTCCTGATGGTAAATTTAAAGGCGATCGGGCAATGAATCGGTATGAGTTTGCAGCTGGGTTAGATGGTTGTTTACAAAAAGTGAGTGAATTAGTTGCCAATAACACCGAAAATGCTGTGAAACAGGAAGATTTAGCTGTGTTACAGCGTTTACAAGCAGAATTTACAGACGAATTAGCGACAGTCAAAGCCAAACTGAGTTCCTTAGAAGGACGTTCAGCACAGGTTCAAGAAAATCTGTTTTCTACAACCACAAAGCTGTATGGACAGGCAATCATGAGTGTACAGGGAACCAATGCAAGTAATCAGTACTTATTTCCTGGAGATCAAAAACGTGCAGCGCAAACCAATCCAACTTTTGCTTACAGCACTCAATTAACATTTGCGACGACATTTACCGGGAGAGATTTGTTGTTAACTGGGTTATCAGCAGGAAACCTCAAACCTTTCACCCAATCAACTTTTACTAATATGGGAAGATTGGGTTTTGAGTCTGATAGTGACAGTAATGTATCACTAAATGAATTATCTTACCGTTTCCCAGTTAATGAAAATTTAGGTGTGGTGATTGGTACAGCTGGTGTGAACCCAGTCAATGTATTTCGCGGGATTAGTCCCTTAGAAGGTTCAGGGGAAGGATCAATTTCCTTATTTGGTCAAAGAAATCCTATTTTATCAGTTGGTGGTGGTAGTAGTGGAATTGGGGTAGATTGGCAATTAAGCGATCGCATTAGCTTACAAGGTGTTTATAGTGCGGAAATTCCTTTTTTCCCTGGAGACATTAATATTGGTGGACTATTTGGTGGTAGATATACAGCAGGTGCCCAATTAACAGCCACCCCCACCGATAATATTGATGTTGGTATCCACTATTTATTTTCCCATGCTCCCGACGACAACCTCCGCACAGGTATCGGCGATACACAATTAACTTCACCTTTTGTACCCAATATTCCTTTTGACACCCATGCAGTTGGTGCAACAGTCGGATGGAGAGTCAATCCCAATTTACATTTAGGAGGATGGGGTGGTTGGACATATTCCGAGCCAACTAGTAATATTTCTGGAAACGTCCAAACAACCAATTGGGCAGTTTTTGCTGCACTTCCTAACCTCTTCCGTCCTGGAAATATGGGTGGAATTATTGTTGGGCAACCTCCCAAAATCTCATCCAGTACACTACCTGATGGTTACAACTTGCCCAACTTTGCAATTCCAGATTTTCAAACAGGTGGTGGTAAAGGAGGAAGGGAAGATACATCACTGCACGTTGAAGCCTTTTATCGCGCTCAACTCACTGATAATATCGCCATAACTCCTGGTATCTTAGCTGTCTTTAACCCTAACCACAACGATGAAGGTGATACCCTAATTGTCGCCGCATTGAGAGCGACATTCCGGTTTTAG
- a CDS encoding zinc-dependent dehydrogenase, with product MKAQVFRGVKNLSYEDIPVPSLEADEVLVQVRVVGLCQSDIKKILYPLYEPPRIFGHETAGVIAGVGAKVKKWQIGQRVAVMHHIPCMRCDYCLNENYSMCDTYKNIVTTAGFAPSGGGFAEYVKVPGHIVENGGLIPIPDDISFEEASFVEPTNCCLKAVKKANIQPGQTVLITGAGPIGLMFVMLVKYFGAKAITTDLIPSRVEKALKVGAEAAFDARDADLPAKIHALTNGMGVDTTLLAVPSEKAFFQALDCTRKGGKILFFAEFPDELEIPINPNILYRREIDLMGSYSSSFKVQSLAADIVFNRRINVKELISDRFPLQNLSEAVEQATKPTAETYKILIYPEAEES from the coding sequence GTGAAAGCACAGGTATTTCGAGGCGTTAAAAATCTATCTTACGAGGACATCCCAGTCCCATCTCTGGAAGCAGATGAAGTACTGGTTCAAGTCAGGGTTGTAGGGTTGTGTCAATCTGATATCAAAAAAATCCTTTACCCCCTTTATGAACCTCCACGCATTTTTGGACATGAAACTGCGGGTGTGATTGCTGGTGTGGGTGCAAAGGTGAAAAAGTGGCAAATTGGACAGCGGGTTGCAGTAATGCATCACATCCCCTGTATGCGCTGCGATTATTGCTTGAATGAAAATTATTCAATGTGCGACACCTACAAAAATATCGTCACCACAGCGGGGTTTGCACCCAGCGGAGGGGGTTTTGCTGAGTATGTGAAGGTTCCGGGACATATTGTGGAAAATGGCGGCTTGATTCCCATCCCAGACGATATTAGCTTTGAGGAAGCAAGTTTTGTTGAACCTACTAATTGCTGCCTCAAAGCCGTGAAAAAGGCAAATATTCAACCTGGGCAAACCGTATTAATTACTGGTGCTGGTCCAATTGGGTTAATGTTTGTGATGTTGGTGAAGTATTTTGGCGCTAAAGCAATTACCACCGATTTGATTCCTTCCCGTGTGGAGAAGGCTTTAAAAGTAGGTGCAGAAGCTGCTTTTGATGCTAGAGATGCTGATTTACCTGCAAAAATTCACGCACTTACTAACGGGATGGGTGTGGATACAACTTTACTTGCTGTCCCCAGTGAGAAGGCATTTTTCCAAGCTTTGGATTGTACCCGCAAAGGTGGAAAAATATTGTTCTTTGCCGAATTCCCCGATGAATTGGAGATTCCCATTAACCCCAATATTCTATACCGTCGGGAAATTGACTTGATGGGAAGTTACAGTTCTTCATTTAAGGTGCAGAGTTTAGCCGCTGATATTGTGTTTAATCGCCGAATTAATGTAAAAGAATTAATAAGCGATCGCTTCCCGCTGCAAAACCTATCTGAAGCTGTAGAACAAGCGACTAAACCCACAGCCGAAACCTATAAAATCCTAATTTATCCAGAAGCAGAAGAGTCCTAG
- a CDS encoding response regulator, with the protein MESSYGFMAAEKPHSRQQPLVMVVEDNEDNLLLMGYVIESIGCRLISQGSSSSAVSIAKEYQPDLIVLDILMPGISGIDLIYTLKKEPLTCTIPAIAVTALSGVEEYHRILSAGFDDYISKPYSIDNLEALLYRYLPTHLIRDSA; encoded by the coding sequence ATGGAATCGTCGTATGGATTTATGGCAGCCGAAAAGCCGCACAGTCGTCAACAGCCGTTAGTGATGGTTGTGGAAGACAACGAAGATAATTTACTACTGATGGGTTATGTGATCGAATCTATAGGTTGTAGACTAATCTCCCAGGGAAGTAGTTCCTCTGCGGTTTCAATTGCGAAAGAATATCAACCAGATTTAATTGTACTAGATATTTTGATGCCGGGAATTAGTGGCATCGATCTCATTTATACTTTGAAGAAAGAACCATTGACATGCACAATACCAGCAATTGCTGTAACTGCTCTATCAGGGGTTGAGGAATATCATCGTATTCTCAGTGCAGGTTTTGATGATTATATTAGTAAGCCTTATTCAATTGACAATTTGGAGGCATTACTATATCGCTATTTACCCACCCATCTAATACGCGACTCCGCTTAA
- a CDS encoding DUF2294 domain-containing protein yields the protein MTTQIQTRGQLERTLSQRIQAFYREQLGHQPSKITCQISDRNLLIVLENSITPAEKLLAESGSQELAEQVRSELDEAIQPLLLKLIEETLSVTVLELLSDATVETGRTGIIAVLGDLPNFRSPTATNKHKKKEINQDESQN from the coding sequence ATGACAACACAAATTCAAACTCGTGGTCAACTAGAACGGACATTATCACAGCGCATTCAAGCTTTCTACCGTGAGCAGCTAGGGCACCAACCCAGCAAGATCACCTGTCAAATTAGCGATCGCAATCTCCTAATTGTACTAGAAAACTCCATCACTCCAGCTGAAAAGTTATTAGCAGAATCGGGGTCTCAAGAACTGGCTGAACAAGTTAGAAGCGAATTAGACGAGGCAATCCAACCATTGCTTCTAAAGTTGATTGAAGAGACTTTGAGTGTAACTGTCCTTGAATTGTTAAGTGATGCAACTGTAGAAACTGGACGCACCGGGATTATCGCCGTGTTAGGGGATTTGCCCAACTTCCGCAGTCCTACCGCTACAAATAAACACAAAAAAAAGGAAATTAACCAAGATGAATCTCAAAACTAA
- a CDS encoding GlsB/YeaQ/YmgE family stress response membrane protein produces the protein MNLLAWIVLGIVAGAIAKAIYPGRQGGGILSTMILGIIGAFVGGSIMTFVQTGTLALASTTFSLPGLFVAVIGAIVAIFLWGLVTRGNAV, from the coding sequence ATGAATCTTCTAGCTTGGATCGTTTTAGGAATAGTCGCCGGTGCAATAGCTAAAGCCATTTATCCTGGTAGGCAAGGTGGTGGTATTCTTTCAACCATGATTTTGGGTATTATCGGTGCCTTTGTCGGCGGTAGCATCATGACATTTGTGCAGACGGGAACCTTAGCATTAGCAAGTACGACTTTTAGTCTTCCCGGTTTATTCGTTGCTGTAATTGGGGCTATTGTCGCAATCTTCCTCTGGGGATTAGTAACCCGTGGAAACGCCGTTTAA
- the aroF gene encoding 3-deoxy-7-phosphoheptulonate synthase: MINAKLAAKSHPQHQSIVKLNSQVAFGGKELVIIGGPCTVENRQQMETVAAHLSTTSVQALRGGAYKPRTSPYAFQGMGETGLEILAAVSKKYHLPVVTEVMAISQIHAIASHADMLQVGSRNMQNFDLLKELGQAGKPILLKRGLAATIEEFVMAAEYIMSHGNLDVVLCERGIRSFDNYTRNVLDLAAVAALKQITHLPVIVDPSHAVGRRELVAPMAKAAVACGADGLIIECHPEPDKSVSDAAQALSLQEMLELVNSLKPIATAVGRSISELAVA, from the coding sequence ATGATTAACGCTAAATTAGCCGCTAAATCCCACCCTCAACACCAAAGCATCGTCAAACTCAATTCCCAAGTTGCTTTCGGTGGTAAAGAATTGGTGATTATTGGTGGTCCCTGTACGGTGGAAAATCGCCAACAAATGGAAACAGTAGCGGCACATTTGTCAACTACATCAGTACAAGCTTTGCGTGGAGGTGCTTACAAACCCCGTACCTCTCCCTACGCATTCCAAGGGATGGGAGAAACCGGATTAGAAATCTTAGCGGCAGTTAGTAAAAAATACCATCTTCCCGTTGTCACCGAGGTAATGGCTATTTCCCAAATTCACGCGATCGCATCCCATGCTGATATGCTGCAAGTTGGTAGTCGCAACATGCAAAATTTCGATTTACTCAAAGAATTAGGACAAGCAGGTAAACCAATTCTCCTCAAACGTGGTTTAGCTGCTACCATCGAAGAATTCGTCATGGCTGCTGAGTACATCATGAGTCATGGCAACCTGGATGTAGTACTTTGTGAACGGGGAATTCGCAGCTTCGACAACTACACCCGCAACGTTTTGGATTTAGCCGCAGTTGCCGCACTCAAACAAATCACCCATTTACCCGTAATTGTCGATCCCTCCCACGCTGTCGGCAGACGGGAATTAGTGGCACCCATGGCAAAAGCAGCAGTCGCTTGTGGTGCTGATGGTTTAATAATTGAATGTCACCCAGAACCAGATAAATCAGTTTCCGATGCCGCCCAGGCATTATCTTTACAGGAAATGCTGGAATTAGTAAATAGTCTCAAACCTATTGCCACAGCAGTGGGACGCAGTATCTCAGAATTAGCAGTGGCGTAG
- the psaK gene encoding photosystem I reaction center subunit PsaK, with the protein MLMSTLLATVADTTSSLEWSPVVGGIMVAANIVAIALGKAGMKYPSAPPAAPASNFFGGFGLPAILATTSFGHILGAGVILGLHNIGKI; encoded by the coding sequence ATGTTGATGTCAACTCTACTAGCTACTGTTGCCGATACAACCTCAAGTTTAGAATGGAGTCCAGTGGTTGGGGGAATTATGGTTGCTGCGAATATAGTAGCGATCGCACTGGGCAAAGCGGGCATGAAATATCCTAGTGCCCCTCCAGCAGCTCCTGCTTCTAATTTCTTCGGTGGTTTTGGCTTGCCTGCAATTTTGGCTACAACTAGTTTTGGACATATTTTGGGTGCAGGTGTTATCTTAGGTTTGCACAATATAGGCAAAATCTAA
- a CDS encoding efflux RND transporter periplasmic adaptor subunit, whose translation MTSSKPETELDHENSSSPPTHKQRSKQWLWLLLPLIALSGGVFLIWRNLTSSPQTSQSGTTPQPTNLSPTPVKLSTVQTGTVEDSSEFIAHLTSSRSVALQSQIQGQVTQIFVRSGSIIKQGATVIQIDPPQQIAAISSVTAAALVTQSQLDNARSTLNSLETELTSRQLDVKTNQQEYDRYTKLASEGAVSRQNREQYANRLSAAKIALSAVESKIQSQRISVSQAEKAVQQAQTTNKQQQNQQQYYRITAPLTGVVGNISVKVGDIVNNSTQLVTISQNQPLEVQISLPIEQSRQVRQGTLVEILDIQGKLIGTSSVASIEPNVNNTTPSMLAKASYNNSKGELKAEQFVRTRLIWNQRPGILVPAAAISRVGGETFVYLAQTQPTSELIARKQSVKLGKIKGNKYPVIEGLETGTQVVTSGLERLSDGESIVVEQK comes from the coding sequence ATGACATCTTCTAAACCCGAAACTGAACTTGATCATGAAAACTCTTCGTCACCCCCAACACATAAACAGCGCTCAAAACAGTGGCTATGGTTATTACTACCCCTAATTGCATTATCAGGGGGAGTATTCCTAATTTGGCGTAATCTAACTTCTTCCCCACAAACATCCCAATCTGGCACCACACCACAACCCACCAACCTCTCACCAACACCAGTCAAATTATCCACAGTCCAAACTGGTACCGTAGAAGATAGTTCTGAATTTATTGCCCATCTGACTTCCAGCCGTTCTGTGGCGTTACAATCACAAATACAGGGTCAAGTCACTCAAATTTTTGTTCGTTCGGGAAGTATTATCAAGCAAGGTGCAACAGTTATACAAATCGATCCACCGCAGCAAATAGCCGCTATCAGTAGTGTAACTGCCGCAGCTTTAGTTACACAATCCCAGCTAGACAATGCTCGCAGCACACTCAATTCCTTAGAAACAGAACTCACATCAAGACAACTTGACGTAAAAACTAACCAGCAAGAATATGATAGGTATACCAAGCTTGCATCAGAAGGGGCTGTTTCCCGTCAAAATCGTGAACAGTATGCAAACCGTCTCAGTGCAGCCAAAATTGCCTTAAGTGCAGTGGAGTCAAAAATCCAATCACAACGTATCAGTGTTTCCCAAGCCGAAAAAGCTGTACAGCAAGCTCAAACAACTAATAAACAGCAGCAAAACCAACAACAATATTATCGCATCACCGCTCCCTTAACTGGCGTTGTTGGGAATATCTCAGTCAAAGTCGGAGACATCGTGAATAATTCCACCCAATTAGTCACAATTAGTCAAAATCAACCTTTAGAAGTGCAAATTTCTTTACCTATCGAACAATCTCGGCAGGTGCGTCAAGGTACTTTAGTGGAAATTTTAGATATTCAGGGTAAATTGATTGGTACCTCTTCCGTCGCTTCCATTGAGCCGAATGTCAATAATACGACTCCCTCAATGTTAGCAAAAGCATCCTACAATAACTCGAAAGGTGAGTTAAAAGCCGAGCAATTTGTACGGACAAGATTAATTTGGAATCAACGTCCGGGTATATTAGTTCCTGCTGCAGCGATATCAAGAGTTGGAGGAGAGACTTTTGTTTACCTAGCTCAAACCCAACCAACTTCTGAGTTAATTGCCCGTAAGCAATCTGTGAAGCTGGGCAAAATCAAAGGTAATAAATACCCAGTTATAGAAGGTTTGGAAACAGGAACACAAGTAGTTACTTCTGGTTTGGAAAGATTAAGTGATGGTGAGTCGATTGTAGTTGAGCAGAAATGA
- a CDS encoding sulfite exporter TauE/SafE family protein, protein MDSYSWLILGTGGLVSGVISGLLGIGGGIVTIPLMIALGYSPVQAIATSSLFIVMTSISGSIQNWLMGYLSFRKIMFLGIPAFITTGIGVYFASRIPPYVILAAFGVILVMNIYLIELRKQLVSHTEQTASLTPILNPVVASVGESSISIEPSFNSLISTISTGSIAGIMAGLFGLGGGTVMVPLQILLLGEPIKAAIQTSLGVIVITAFAASLGHSFEGNILFLPGLILGFGGVIGAQLSTRALPKLPEHIVRLTLRIFLGILAIYVFWESWVNFSNSNS, encoded by the coding sequence ATGGATAGTTATAGTTGGTTGATTTTGGGTACCGGGGGTTTAGTTTCTGGGGTGATATCTGGACTTTTGGGAATTGGTGGAGGTATAGTTACTATCCCGTTGATGATTGCATTAGGTTATTCTCCGGTTCAAGCGATCGCTACTAGCAGTTTGTTCATTGTTATGACTTCCATATCTGGTAGTATCCAAAACTGGTTGATGGGTTATCTCAGTTTCCGAAAAATTATGTTTTTAGGGATTCCTGCCTTTATCACCACCGGAATCGGGGTATATTTTGCTAGTCGTATTCCCCCATATGTCATCTTGGCTGCTTTTGGCGTGATTTTGGTGATGAATATCTACTTAATTGAACTACGTAAGCAGTTAGTTAGTCACACAGAACAAACCGCATCACTCACACCAATACTAAATCCTGTTGTTGCTAGTGTTGGAGAGAGTAGCATATCTATCGAACCAAGCTTTAACTCCCTAATCTCGACAATTAGTACAGGAAGCATCGCCGGAATCATGGCTGGTTTATTTGGTTTAGGGGGAGGTACAGTTATGGTGCCACTACAAATACTCTTACTAGGGGAACCAATCAAAGCAGCCATTCAAACTAGTTTGGGGGTAATTGTAATTACAGCCTTTGCAGCTTCCCTAGGACATAGTTTTGAGGGGAATATTCTCTTTTTACCTGGTTTGATTTTAGGATTTGGTGGTGTAATTGGAGCGCAACTAAGTACCAGGGCGTTACCAAAATTACCAGAGCATATAGTTCGCTTAACATTGCGAATCTTTTTAGGAATTTTGGCAATTTACGTATTTTGGGAATCCTGGGTTAATTTCTCTAATTCCAATAGCTAG